Proteins co-encoded in one Salvia splendens isolate huo1 chromosome 4, SspV2, whole genome shotgun sequence genomic window:
- the LOC121798332 gene encoding protein phosphatase 2C 57-like, giving the protein MALCSPQLQKFLLNKICGNYGFDQTSKKSNILVKGGEGRRLCSAIAIDAPSSIASVPGIRWGSAQLKGAREEMEDDAVIVQSDELDGFSYAAVFDGHAGFSSVQFLKEELYKECYAALQGKKKLLSGKDFKAIKKALEDAFESADAKLLKWLEKRGDEDESGATATVVFLRDDVLFVSHVGDSCLALSRSGKAEVLTDSHRPYGTKPVPLQEIRRIREAGGWIVNGRICGDISVSRAFGDIRFKTKKYEMLRKGVEEGRWTEKFASRIQFTGDLVTASPDVFETSLGPDAEFVVLASDGLWDYMSSSDVINFIRNQLYKHGDVQMASEALAQVALDGGSQDNISIIIADLRQTDWQKLNLGVQKPNIALELVQAVATISFVSLGIWISTQL; this is encoded by the exons ATGGCCTTATGCAGTCCACAGCTACAGAAGTTTCTACTGAACAAAATATGCGGCAACTATGGCTTCGACCAGACTTCCAAGAAAAGCAACATCTTAGTAAAGGGCGGAGAGGGAAGAAGACTCTGCTCCGCCATCGCAATAGACGCGCCTTCTTCCATTGCAAGCGTGCCGGGGATCAGATGGGGATCGGCTCAGCTCAAGGGAGCCCGCGAAGAGATGGAGGATGATGCCGTCATTGTTCAGTCTGATGAGCTTGATGGATTCTCCTATGCTGCAGTTTTTGATGGCCATGCTGGATTCTCTTCTGTTCAATTCCTCAA GGAAGAATTGTACAAAGAATGTTATGCTGCATTACAAGGAAAAAAGAAACTGTTAAGTGGGAAGGATTTCAAAGCGATCAAGAAGGCACTAGAAGACGCTTTTGAAAGTGCAGATGCCAAACTCTTGAAATG GCTTGAAAAGAGGGGAGACGAAGACGAGTCTGGTGCTACAGCGACTGTTGTATTTCTTCGCGATGATGTGCTGTTTGTTTCTCATGTTGGTGACTCATGCTTG GCTCTATCACGATCGGGAAAAGCAGAAGTCTTGACCGATTCTCATAGGCCCTACGGGACCAAGCCAGTCCCACTGCAAGAAATCAGGCGAATCAGAGAGGCCGGTGGTTGG ATTGTCAATGGAAGGATTTGTGGAGACATCTCTGTATCCCGTGCCTTTGGTGACATACGGTTCAAGACCAAGAAATACGA GATGCTGAGGAAGGGAGTCGAGGAAGGGCGATGGACTGAAAAATTTGCTTCACG CATACAATTTACTGGGGACTTAGTTACCGCTTCTCCTGATGTTTTCGAGACATCTCTTGGACCGGATGCTGAGTTTGTAGTATTGGCGTCTGACGGCTTGTGGGATTACATGAGCAG CTCGGATGTAATAAATTTCATTAGAAATCAGCTTTACAAACATGGAGATGTTCAG ATGGCTTCTGAGGCTCTTGCACAAGTGGCTCTG GACGGAGGCTCACAAGATAACATCAGCATTATTATTGCTGATCTGAG GCAAACAGACTGGCAGAAGCTAAATCTTGGGGTGCAGAAACCGAACATTGCATTGGAATTGGTTCAGGCTGTAGCTACTATCAGTTTCGTTTCACTTGGTATATGGATCTCAACTCAACTTTGA